Genomic DNA from Dermacentor variabilis isolate Ectoservices chromosome 6, ASM5094787v1, whole genome shotgun sequence:
CGTGGCGTCGCTCATCACCTTACACCTTTATACAAAGCCTAATAAACGCGAATTTTCAAGACCGATGTAGTCACCATCGGGTATCGTTCTTAAACAGCAGCCACGCAGAAAGTATTTAGTGAGTGCAGCGGGCTCGTCAAGTCTCATACATTCAGAGTGTGCATCACATGGGGCGCAAGAGAACACGTCAGAGTGCTGGGCACTGAGAGCCCACAGCAGAAGCCCaaacacaaatgaggcagtgtagAGAAGCATATGTATGTTGTGTCTGTCTTGAAGTCAGAGATGCGCAGATGAAAATTTATTTTCGAGAAAAGTTCAGGAACATGAAAAGAGATGgatggctaaagtgcacaaatatatgTTCCTTAAAAGAGTTGGCGCGAAATGGAGGAAGAGATCGGGAAAGTTGACAACCGAGTGCAggaaaaatgaaagtgtcaataCCGAAAACGACATAAGAGAAACACAGACAGTAAAGTGGATGCAAAAGCATAGAAACAAAATAAGATCTGCGACCTCCCTTCCCCGCCCCTTTACATTACCAGACCCCAAGTTGCACATTCTGAAAGGAATTACCGAGAAGAAGGAAAGGTTCAAGGAACGAATCACAGCTCCCCAACCTCCCCCTCCAAAAGGCATTCCAAGAGCCTGCCAGGTTCTCATACACAAAGTCAAGTCTGGCTTCGCTGCCTTCGCACTGACCCTCAACATCATGGAGCGATGGCGAGCTCACGAAAGAAAGAACACATCTTTTAACGCCAAAGGGGACGCGGAAACCTCTAAGGAACCCGTCATATTCGGCTATGTCGcacaaaaaagcaaaataaaaagtcACACGTGCTTAGCAACTGTCCCGTCGCACAagatacaagagagagagagagagagagagagagagagagaactatttggtgcattaagggtttagcgttcggtcttcagcttcatcgctgcagacgcttgaccttcttagcagggttgggcccctagtccagggctccactgagccgcgctgcttcgcttgcgtgctgcaccattgccctttgggcggcgagctcgcagctggtgagctggctctcccactgctccgcactcgggatTTTGTTttggtggaatgtgtagttacgtctacactcccaggttatatggtaaagcgtgggggttgccccgcaccacaGGCAAGTGTTCCTATATTGTGTAAGATAcatcttgcttagtatatgcAAGTTAGAGACggttcccgtttgcagcctccgcgaactagctgcttcttgctgtgttaaaggggcactaaatgttaccagaaagtcaagttaaagtggtagagcaatgttatagaacgtctaaggcgccaatctaatcgcaaacagagctttagtaaccgagaaattgaggtaaatgcatgacacgatttgagaccccccagcgacattccggtactagcccgatgacgaaaggactcctcataatttgtgttactaatactccactactcgtattaaaaatatcatttcattcgattataagacggaaaaaatgctacttgtctacgtctattcgattctaagaaaaaataacattttgacgttacccttcagtaatatgggtggtcgaaaggtttcgttttcgctcgactctgcgcgctcgactttgcgccgcgcgcgctttggagtttcagttgtttctttatcgcgtcgtgctgcggttgtcctactggttcgcgaaacttgcatttggaacaagcaacgagaatgccacgtccatgtgatgtcgtgggaagccctcgttgctttcccgctccggagagccggtgtcgaggccgccgtcgtagtacgcaacgacgccggcagcgcgagccctcagcagcaggtcgcgctcgtcggtgctcaactcgctgaagttgagcccagcatcgcgagccaatctgtcgttgacAGGGTCCAtcgtgacgagcgtcgaagtttgtgtcatagaataaagtaccagcttatggtcgcgcgtttctccttccgctagccaccatactcccgctttcgctcggctgtcggctctgtcttggctctgtttctggccgcgcgtttgcgttttgcgcagaaaagccgtagcgccgtctgcggacgccgttctactcaccgatggcgcaacgtcgctatgagaccatgatgtaagtactcctcgatcggagggcgggcgatttgaactgcgctagaggtacgcggacgcttcagaacgcattttctcttaaaataagtctctccttggcacgaaacaagcgtttcgaggtttctgggatggtatttcaacagtccacgttcacttaatagtaacctttagtgtccttttaaggctttgtgtggcggggagtatctaattctcttgcctctgtggtagttcagtaactctgaatagccgatctccacggtaaagtgctgtcccagggcgtgtggccgCTCGACTCGGTACCTGATACCCCAAGcaaaggcacaccccaaggctcggtcatctcgcccatACTCTTTAATGTGGTGATGGTCGGCCTAGCAGAAAGACTCAGCAGAATCCAGGGCATCCAGCACgcgatgtacgcagacgacatcacggtctgggtgaACCATGGATCCCTGGGAGAGAAAGAGGAGAAGCTACAACAAGTAGCAAACTGCGTAGAAAGATACGTGAAGGAAAGAGGACTAACCTGCTCTACACAGAAGTCTGAGCTACTGAGGGTAGGAAGACACCCAACTGATGCACCACTCGAGGTGAAACTGGAGGGGCAACACATCCCGGAGAGGAACATGATAAGAGTCCTGGGAATGTGGCTACAAGCAAGcaggaaatgcagccacacactCAGCCTGCTCATCAAGTCGGCTGAACAGGTAGGCCGAATGATAACCAGAGTCTCCCACCTAAGGCATGggatgaaagaagacgacacgctaaaactcgtcaaaagcctcATAGTCAGCAGGGTAATCTACTCGCTGTCATACCACCCCATGATCATGAGCGAAACGGAACAAGCAGAGACAATCCtgcggaaggcctacaagacggcacttCACCTACCAAGAAACACACCGAACGACAAGCTGCTACAGCTAGGGATTAGCAACACCTTCGCCGAACTggcagaagcacagcttggaacaCAGTTTCACTGACTCAGAGACACGGCTACGGGAAGAGGGCTCCTGACAAGGTTAGGTCGCGACCCAAGGAAGCCTTTCGATCGATCCACCGATATACCCGACGAGATCTGTAAGACCCTGCAGGTCAATCCCATTCCGAAAAACATGGATCCAAATCTCCACGCGGCCAGAAGGCAGACGCGGGCAGATTATGTGGAAAGGCATTTAGCCAAGCTAGAAAACACGGTTTTcacggatgcaacactgtatCCATGGAATAGACACACAAATTACGTTAAAACAGCTTCGGTAGTGGTTGACAACGCAGGCAAGCTAATCACCTGCGCAACTACACGTAGCGACAGgatagtggaagcggaggaaGTCGCTGTTGCGCTGGCAGCGGCTGAGGGCTATCGAAAAGACAAATCAATGGTCATTTTAACGGATTCAAAAGAGACCTGCAGGAACTACACAAAGGGTAGAATCTGCAGGGCTGCCTTAGACATACCTCAGACACACCACAACCCAGAAACTAATCCGGATTCCGGCCCACACGGggatagaaggaaatgaaagataCAAAAGAGAAACTTACAGGAGCATCCTGTGCCACCAGCTACGAAGAGGGGGTCTCCTCGTTGCATAATCTACTTCTGGAAACGCGGAAATTTTGTTTGCTGTCAGTGCGGGGATTCGCCACAGAGAGGGACCGCACCGGATTAACCTGACTGGACTTCAGCTCCTACAGTGAAACTGCATCCACCTGCGTCATTGCCCTAAGTGTTGCTTTGCTTCCTGTGCCCAAATTCACCTGCCAAACGGTTCGATTAACCAATTTATCACTTACACTACTATTTCTGGCTACGTACCCTTACTGAAAGTGCGACATAACCGTACCTTCTACAAATAAAGGTCTTATTCATTCAGTAATGAACTAGCATGAATTTGATCATGGACACGCACAGATACAGGTAAACATACAGATTTTCGAAATGACAAGTTATCAACACCAAGCTGTATGAACCTATTCAAAGTGATGGTAAGTTTACTGATTACAAACCTGGCGTTAAATAGCTTTATTTACTAAGTGCTTAGTCGGTGAAATGATGCTGGGTATTAAGAAAAATATGATCATTCAGGGGATTCTGGAATATCTGTATGGCGAGTATCACAACCTTTATAATAGGGGTGTTCGAATGGCGAAGTTTGCGAGAAGAATACGAGCATTTCGTAAAAAGAAATGGTTTAAGatatcaaatattattttttgaggTCTAAAAGAAGGGAAATACGAAGGTTGTCTGCAGTTCGTatgccaaaagaaagaaagaaagaaaaaaaaataccacaccTGTCATTTTATACAAGTAATGATGTTCCAAATTGGACGCCCGGTCAGCTTGGCCTCTAGATAATAAAACAAATGACTGGTGATCGTTTCTGCCACAACAACGCAATAACAGTAGCGAAGCACAACAGCAGCCCACCGTCCCTATATCTAAGTACTCTATTCGTTGAAAGAGCAAAGCGTAAAATGTCAGCGTAAATTATTGACTGAAAGAAAATTATTCAGCATAAATTAGCTACTTCATACTTTTTCTCAAAAACTGGTGCCTCTGCGCAGCATTCGCTTCGCTTTGCAGCAGAACCAATGGAGACGGTCACCCCACTGCGTATATACGTCTATCTCCAGGTAAACTCCAGTGACTGTTGTTATCCGTTTTATTCAAACAGAAACGAATGTTCGTCTAATTGGGACAATGAATTACTAAAATCAAAACTATGAATATCCGCAGTCCCTTAGTTATTATTCCTAAGGTTGCTTATAACTTCGAGCATGTCAAGCGAAGCGTGGGTCGAAATTCAGTAATGGTTTATGATCGTTGTTTATATTCTGCTGAAATGATAGTGACATTGCCATGTATTAGAAATGGCGTGTTATGCCCAACACTGTGCCATTAATTTGACCCTGGCTGGCTATAACGATTGCAGTGAACTAAAAAAAGGCTCAACTGCaaatgggggtggtgctctgatGAGTATTACCGTTCTCGCACTTTTTGTTGGTTAACGCTTTCATATAAGTACCAGTGTTACCCACTGATTTGGTTGGGAACATTGAGCGATGAGGTGTGTTTAAATAGCGGATGCTTATAAGCAGTGTGATTCGGTTCGATGACGATTGACCGCGTTCACCGCGTCATTGCACTAAGTGTTGCTTTGCTTCCTGTGCACAAATTCACCTGACAAACGGTTCGATTAACCAATTTATCACTTCCACTACTATTTCTGGCTTCGTACCCTTACTGAAAGTATCGAAGAGGCAAAATACATTAAGGCGTACTGCTAAAACTGTATTGTCGCACATTTGAGCAATAAATAATAATTTGATTCGGTGTTACTTTCAAATACTAATCGCACATACTACGCACGCTGTGGAAGGCTGAAACGACGCAAAGCACCTTACTTATTTAAAGGCACAAGGCATCTTAGTTGTGGTGTCTATAATACGTGATTGCGATTCCTCACCAGATGCGCATTGTGAAGAAATTAAGATCACTACAAAATAAAGTCAGTATTCTACCTTAAAGACATCCTTACCTTTAACACTACAATTGCTTGACTGAGATATTCAAACTTACCATTTCATTGTCTTCACATCTCTATAATACATACGGCGCGAGCATCCCTAGTAGCATTTTCTAAGAAGACCTATGGCGCCCTTCCCCTTATGCTCCATAAAAAATTAACACACTTGCTACACGTTTTCGCGATTCAACCATTCTTTAAAATATTACAAGCGTTTTTTCACTTCGTCCTCCCGCCCAAGAGGCTACGAACGCTCGACCTTTGGTGAAAGTCGAACCCACGGCATTTGGTGTTAAGGCTACAAATACTCCATCTTTGGTGTGAGTCGGCCCCACAAAATCTGCTGATAATTAAGGCCACGAACCttctacctttggtgggagtcgaacccatgacctttggtgtcaAGTCAGGTGAACTTAATTAATGTAGAAGTAAATAGGATAGTGTTAATTAGGGCAATCAAACCGATgtcctttggtgggagtcaaacccatggGCTCTGGTGTGAATCAAGGACAAATAATGAAGGCCCATGTAATTAAGATATATTTAATTAATGCACTCAaacgcacgacctttggtgggagtcaaacacAAAATGTCTAAACATCGCGTGGTGGTCgttgcaatgctttcgcattcatccacctAGGGCTAAGCGCCCCTTGAACCTTTTTTCTTTGAGTTATACGGAGAGTTTCAGCAACCTTGTGAGTGTGTGGTACGAGAAAGCAACCAACTTAGTTGTGTTCACAGCAATCTTGAGCAACTCAAATTGCTTGTTACTATGAGCTTAGATTGCTAATAACAGTCTTTGATTAACCAACTTCGAAAGTGTTGCCTTAAACGCAAAACCTTGAATGCGAAAGTTGTAGAGCCTATCGAAGAAAAGCCAAATAATTCCTTTGCCTAACGATAGCTGCTATTGTTTTAACGTTCCCGGGCTGGAAAGAAAGCTCGCAATATTTGGCAAATGTACCACGCGAGATGGCCCTTGCGGGCGCAGAGACGTTAATGCCCTCATACGTGCTACTAACGAATGGCCTATGCTGAATGCAGACCGAATGGATCGAAAGAATCGAAGGCAGTCGAGTGTTTTAGTTGGGCGTTTGCGGATTTATGGTCTGCTTGGCTCAGACCGGCATATGCTAGCGATTTCCATGCAGCCGCTTAGCGGAAACGCTAGTGCGCTTGCGCGCAACGTTCATGCCGGCAGCGGAACGAAGATCGCTTCGCTCGCAAAGCCGACTTAGCGGATCCTGAGAGCGCGCCTTCGCTCATGGCACTGAAAGAACGGGAACAGCCACCGTGATCAAATGTATCGAATATACGGAGAGCAGTAAAGCTGAGTTCGGTTCGATTTTAAACAAATTTGGATAATGTGCCACACAATTGCTTTAAACAATTTCTTGAAAGCGCTGCAGGCTGGCAACGTCTAAACGTACGTGATGTAATGACAGGCAACTGGAAATTTCTACACCAACAGGTGGACACAAACAGCTTCGCTAAATATTGAGCTGTGACTATATAGGGTTACAGAAGACTACTGggtcgttttttcttttttttttattctacaggCGTAAATGAAGAGCAGTGCCTCATCTTCATCGTCCGTCATCTGCTAGGTCTTGCTCAAGCCAGCAGTAGCAAAAATGTTATTCAAGTCCGGCGACAAAGATTGACCATTAAATGGCTGTCGCAAATAGGTCTAATGCCAGGAAGAACGTACATGCTAATGTCGTAGCGTGCGTCCGGCACACTAAACGCCACATTTCGTTGCCTATAAGTTCGTTTGGAAAACCATCATCTCACGTCTACTTCAGACGTCCCAACGATGATTCCATTCTCGCTGTGGCTGCTCTTTCTCCTCAGAGCATCATGCTTCGGAAGTCAGGGTGAGTGGTGTTTGACAAGCATGGCACCAGTTCTTGAAATTTttgaaataataaattaaatCATGGGGGTTTTAGGTACCAAAACCGCggtctgattatgacgcacgctgtAGCGTGGAACtcaggaataatttggaccactaaCATGGACCACTAACTAATGCGGACCACTAGCTAATGTGGCCAcaggggccgggattcgatcccgccaccttgtgtttagcagcctaacgccatagccctAAGCAACCAGGGCCGGGCCCTTTTAGTTTTCTGTTTATATATTTTTGAAATTTTTGCCAAAGGTTTATTAAGCATATCGAACATGACGTGCATCTTAGGGATCCGCCATGCGAACAAAAAATAATGATCAGGGTTGCGAAAAAGTATATTAATTTCTCTCATTTGTGCAAAAGCTATCCATGCGGATCGACCGCCTATATTTCTGTTAAGCATCTCGGTTCGTATTTACAAAAAAATTCACACGTCCCTAAGAACAGATTTCCACCAATTCTGATATCGGATTTAATATTAGCGAAGCCACCAAGCAATGCcacacttacgaacaaaaaccATTGCGAATTCAACTCCTTGTTACTACACTATGACAAGAAAACAAGGATTTGCAACTAACATTGCACATATAAAACTGTAAGCTTTCCAGAAATCAGGAAGCTGTTATGCCAATAGTTTAAAAAATGAAATTCAAATATGTGGCTTTGCATGCAAAAACTACGatatgatgaggcacgccgtagtgctggactccggatgaattttggccacctgaggttcttcaacgtGTGCAGAATGCGCAGTACACGGGCGGTTTTGCATTTCGGGCTtattaaaatgcggccgccgcgggcgTGATGCGATCCTGCGCTCTTGGAGCTAGCTGCGCAAAGcgaaagccactacgccaccacggctggGCAAGCCAATAATTTCCCCAAATTATTTATTATACACCTTTCGCAAAGGCATAGCAAAATAATTCGCTTTGACAAAGCAAGCAAGCTTTTTAGATGTGGTAGATGCGTGTCCGGACTTCGGGGTAAAAATGCGGGAAAGTATTCAGTAGACAtctcagcaaaaagaaaaagaaaagaaggcaacGACTTCAAGTTTAGGTGATATATTCGCTTTTATTCTGCTATACGGTCGTCGTGAATGTCATAGTCCAGTGTTTTTCTTACGTCAGTTTCTGTCCAGACTTTCGAAACTTGTGTGCCACAGGATTGTATGAAAATTTCTAAATTTTGTAACTGGCTATGGAGGCGCTGTTCGTTGACTTTTCTTTTACAGGAAGTAGCATTGTAGCATAGTAGCACGTGCGCTAGAGGAACAGGCCTAATTTCTCGCGCAATGGCCCTCCTATCGGCCACCCTTGCCCGCGGGCGTGCCTAGAGCTTGTGCAGTGTTAGCGCACAAAGTCTGTACTGGCGTCACATTAACGCCGGATGCACCGGTGTGCTGGCGGGTGCATAaggaaataaaaattaaatagaaCGTTGTGGTACAGTTGCCAGTCATACAGACGGGCGGCCCTGGGTGGAAAAAAGAAACGGCTGCACCAACAGCTGGCACTGCCTGAAGTTCGAGGTCCTGCGGCAGAAGCATAGGGGTCAACTATCCAGTTACGAAGAATGGATCTGTGCGTTGGCGGAGGCCGGCAGTGCTTTGCGAACGCTTTACGTTTTCGCAGTAGAGTCGGGAATCCTCCGCATGGTGTAGTGCGGAGCACCTCTAGATGGctggcacattctttttttttctttctcaaccGTCCTATCCCCTCGTTCATCTATGCCAATGAGCCATGTTTGACAAATAAAGCTTGACCATTGCAGCGAGCAAGGAAGCAGTCACCACAAGCAAGCGTTAATTCGTCACTTCGGCGTCGAGTATACACTGTTTGAACAGCTCGTGGCAAACATTCTCTGCACAGCTTCGTGACCAGCAGTACGACAGCTTCGTGTTTATCAGCACTCCTTCCTAGCAGCAAGACATCCATTGTCGCTTTGGGGTTTTTTTCGTGAGGTGTGTTTCCGCACTGTCTATTGCCATTTGCAAGCGCTTTCCAGGCTGTGCCTTTTGAATACAGCGTCCTTCAATCCTTTTGAATACGCTCACAAAATGCTGAGCCAGGTCATTGTGTCAGGATGGTGACGTGTCGAGTGCCCAATGcttaaaaaaaatatacttgACGTTTTCTTCTATCTCATCTGTCTGTTGGAACTGTATGGAAATAAAGTGTACACCATTGTCAGAGAGGACTGTCAGAGAGACCAGGACAAAGTCCGGCAAAGCTTAAAAATGCATTGGGGCCTCTTCTTGCAAAGCGCGTCAGGAAATATTCGGAGCCAGGAGGCACGAGCCTACCAAATAGGATTGTACTGGTGTGCTTGTGGAGCTAATAAATGCTATCTTTTATAACGCCTCCGTCTCGTCCCACGGCAACCAGGCTCTGCGACCAAACGGCTGCAGCATCGTATGCCATACGTCACGTGCGCAAAGGACATTTTGCATAAGACTCCGCTGTCGTGCAGAAGGTAATACGTTGTCCAGGGTGAACGATGTGTCAACGATCGCCTGCGTGAGCATTATTATAACGTGAAGCGTGGCGTGGAAGGGCGTTTGGCTGCACATTGCAAATAATGTGGTTTCGCCCACAAATTTTAAGGATGTACAATTGTAGGCGAGAGCACTGATTGAACAACTACGGAAATCATCAAAGCATCCGCGATGACACGTTGTGGCACGAAATACGCGAGCATGCCCTCTGTAAAAATTGAAGTTATTAAACTTGAAACGTGGAAATGCCATAACGTAGCTTCTGCATCTTGCTGAATTTTGGTGCCTTTTGGGGAGATTTTGTTCATGTCGCTTGAATTGTTTAAGTTTAATGCTTGGTTTTCTATTCAATTGTTACACTTCTTTTGTAGGTTTCCCGTGAATCGTATAAAATCACGCGTTTCGACACGAGAAAAAGTCACTTGAAAGTCAGTGCCGCGtttgtctcctttcttctctGGTGTACATCTTTATATTTGCGCTGTTAGTCTTAATAAACAGAATGGGCGCAGTGGGCGCCGTAGCTTATGTCGAAACCGACTACGAGGGGATGACCTACTTCATGAGGGAAGCTAAGTCGAGCATAGAAAGAGCAAAGGAATAACTCATTGATGTCATAGAAGGCACGAAAAAGTTTGGTAGCATGTAACGcccctgtaacacgtgaaggcgaaagcctgctgcacactggTAATGCGCCATCTAGCGTCGTCGTTTTGCTGCTTTCGCAAATcagcttcttcggctcgttttcgacgcttaccTGCGGCTTCGCAAGCTCGCATAGCGgcgtcagactcgcgccaacatcgtttctcttcgactttacgttgcatcctctcagcaggggattgaGACGTATGCTCTCCTccgtgttgtatgggtgatttcaatgaatgtatgcactgttcgcttccctttgctGATCGCTTGTATGCTCAGCCTCACTGGGGTACGAGTCATTGCattgtttgcttgcttacggaggtatccCATTGTCGGGTGGAAATGAAGTGTAGGCGAACCAAATCTTCATTAAACCTTGTCTTATGTCGGCGAGCTTAACGAAAAATATGGCGTCACCTTCAAGAAATCGGAAATCAATGGTGGAGGAATGTTTGTCACTGGACCGTCGAAAGCCATTTTCTAGAATCTGGCAGATAGTACTAAGTCTGTGTTcctcctcagcaaaaacatcctttccgtgctctagcacttcagCAATCTCTGCCGGAAGTGCAGGTCgccgaagacttctgtaagaGAGTTACCATTACAGATATTTCAACATGTCTCACATTAGTTCGACTCACACCACTTCCTAAAGACGCTCGTCTTGACCTTCCCTTCACGATGCCAGAATTGGACGCGGCACTTGCTGCTTCGAGATGATCCTCTGCACGTGGACCTGACGGTATTTCTTATAGTGCTCTGTGTTACCTTGGCATGAAAGGTCTGAAAGTCCTGCTGTCATACTGTAACACCACGTGGTTGTCCAGTACAGTCCCGAAGCAATTGAAAACCAGTCATTTGGTGGCTCTCCTTAAACCAGGAAAACAGCCTTACGAACTGTCCCCTTACCTGCCAGTAGCTttagctagagagagagagagaaatagagagagaagatgcataaaagacagggaggttacccagaggcggttccggttggctaccctgcacggggggaagggtgaagggggataaaaatagaaagagagcggaagggggagatagagagaaataaggacgagcacgaacaaaccgtgTACGCTACAGCGCGGTAGAGGTCGGCGTTCTTaatgtctatcgtgaagccccgcagaccgcaggaaccttaataacgcgagtaagtcCTTCAGCAcggatgttctgtgggagtactgccctaaagctttgagttctgatagtggacgattatCGAACTGATCCAGTATTCTGCACATGTAGCACTTGTCTATGGGCACTATATTGCGgccagacacagataatatgtgcgagcgtctcatcgatgttgcatgtagcgcatgtggggct
This window encodes:
- the LOC142586265 gene encoding uncharacterized protein LOC142586265, coding for MVGLAERLSRIQGIQHAMYADDITVWVNHGSLGEKEEKLQQVANCVERYVKERGLTCSTQKSELLRVGRHPTDAPLEVKLEGQHIPERNMIRVLGMWLQASRKCSHTLSLLIKSAEQVGRMITRVSHLRHGMKEDDTLKLVKSLIVSRVIYSLSYHPMIMSETEQAETILRKAYKTALHLPRNTPNDKLLQLGISNTFAELAEAQLGTQFH